A region from the Onychostoma macrolepis isolate SWU-2019 chromosome 18, ASM1243209v1, whole genome shotgun sequence genome encodes:
- the gabpb1 gene encoding GA-binding protein subunit beta-1, giving the protein MSLVDLGKKLLEAARAGQDDEVRILMANGAPFTTDWLGTSPLHLSAQFGHYSTTEVLLRAGVSRDARTKVDRTPLHMAASEGHTRIVELLLKHGADVNAKDMLKMSALHWAVEHSHRDAVELLLRFGADVHAQSKFCKNALDIALDNSSHELAEILQVAMQNQINTNPESPDTLTIHTAAPQFIIGPGGVVNLAGLVSPANSSKSTVMAAEELITADSVDGAIQQVMSSGGQQVITIVTDGIQLGNLQTGAGISQPIIVTMPDGQQVLTVSDTEVAEETVISEEPCVKRQRVKEEDDDQMTETQDVQIQQTLSLEDFQEKVALLKQLEEANREAQKYRQQFLKKEQEAEAYRQKLEAITRQSAKKAA; this is encoded by the exons ATGTCTCTGGTGGATTTGGGGAAGAAGCTCCTGGAAGCCGCTCGGGCCGGTCAGGACGACGAGGTCCGGATTCTGATGGCAAATGGAGCTCCGTTCACCACTGActgg CTGGGCACGTCTCCGCTGCATCTGTCGGCTCAGTTCGGTCATTACTCCACCACAGAGGTGCTGTTGCGGGCCGGCGTGAGCCGAGACGCCCGCACTAAAGTGGACCGGACGCCGCTACACATGGCTGCGTCCGAGGGTCACACACGCATCGTGGAGCTGCTGCTGAAG caCGGCGCGGACGTGAACGCCAAGGACATGCTGAAGATGAGCGCGCTGCACTGGGCCGTGGAGCACAGCCACAGAGACGCGGTGGAGCTGCTGCTGCGCTTCGGAGCCGACGTTCACGCGCAGAGCAAGTTCTGCAAAAACGCGCTGGACATCGCGCTGGACAACAGCAGCCACGAGCTGGCCGAGATCCTGCAG GTGGCGATGCAGAACCAGATCAACACAAACCCCGAGAGTCCGGACACGCTGACCATCCACACGGCCGCGCCGCAGTTCATCATCGGCCCGGGAGGAGTGGTCAACCTCGCCGGACTCGTGTCGCCCGCCAACAGCAGCAAATCCACAG TCATGGCCGCAGAGGAGCTGATCACCGCAGACTCCGTCGACGGGGCCATACAGCAGGTCATGAGCTCTGGAGGTCAGCAGGTCATCACCATAGTAACAGACGGCATTCAGCTGGGCAACCTGCAGACGGGCGCAGGCATCAGCCAGCCCATAATAGTCACCATGCCTGACGGACAGCAGG TGCTGACGGTGTCGGACACAGAGGTGGCAGAGGAGACGGTGATCAGCGAGGAGCCGTGTGTTAAACGTCAGCGTGTGAAGGAGGAAGATGACGATCAGATGACAGAAACACAAGATGTTCAGATCCAGCAGACGCTGTCGCTGGAGGACTTCCAG GAGAAAGTGGCTCTTCTGAAGCAGCTGGAGGAGGCGAACCGCGAGGCGCAGAAATACAGACAGCAGTTCCTGAAGAAGGAGCAGGAGGCGGAGGCGTACAGACAGAAGCTGGAGGCCATCACACGGCAGAGCGCCAAGAAAGCTGCGTGA
- the usp8 gene encoding ubiquitin carboxyl-terminal hydrolase 8 isoform X1: MPSVSTGVKDLYLSTSLGDLNKKAEIKPDKTSTRHYVQSACKIFKAAEECRLDRDEEKAYVLYMKYLTVYDLIKKRPDFKQQQDFFLSMLGPTSFKKAIEEAEKLSESLKLRYEEVEVRKQLEEKERKEEKSRREERIEKDVRASPRGASEKTDHKKQVKEEPNNSKTGCDKGSISAKDLFQLMKDPSISVLVMDARSRQDFEESQMCVPSQTYISVPEEAISPGVTVNQIELKLPAVSLDDWKRRGFVDYVVLLDWFSCVADLKLGTTLQSLKDALYKWDSSTILRSEPLVLDGGYDSWLLFYPMYTSNAKVKPPRQQTASTLPQLNFSYPSLEEPEPVSVCEEPAAVQLNGRTVDPEPAPEPAAEPAPEPPAPLTQPAKADAPASPRHTPQVDRSKKPAVKPAASAKLSEEASDSDGPATHNGPVVPNRSGKPPLDPSTALSEEERKEIQAETLSLMEKARKEQEQRKRALEERETAERHQREQSERKKLERQTAEEEEQRDARDEKNRRAQKDVPLDAAMKSMSLDSPAPFSTREPLTRAHSEEMGRTVPGLPDGWMKFLDTVTGTYRYYHSPTNRVHLYPPEVHTPQIQPSTAKAKPPPAAETEKEKEQERKREKERERDQSKLKRSYSSPDISQELSAESSRKPAAVPTFNRENKPLTAAAYSKVEISRPSAAKIRNLNPVFGGQGPLLTGLRNLGNTCYMNSILQCLCNTVAMADYFNRNIYQDDINRANILGHKGEVAEEFSVIMKALWSGQYKMISPQDFKGTICKINNRFSSYEHQDSQELLLFLMDGLHEDLNKADKRRGYKEEDIDHLDDVSAAELAWSKHKLLNESIIVALFQGQFKSTVQCMSCQHKSRTFETFMYLTLEMSSSSKCSLQDCLKLFSKEERLTDSNRFYCRHCKTHRDAIKKMQIWKVPPILLVHLKRFKYDGRWREKLQTLVDFPLDNLDLTQYVIGPKHNLKKYNLYAVSNHYGGMDGGHYTAYCKNPVKQRWFKFDDHEVSDMSASSVRSAAAYIFFYSSL, encoded by the exons ATGCCGTCTGTGTCCACCGGAGTGAAGGACCTGTATCTGTCCACATCGCTGGGTGATCTGAACAAGAAAGCAGAAATCAAACCGGATAAAACCAGCACCAGACA ctACGTCCAGAGCGCATGCAAGATCTTCAAGGCGGCTGAGGAGTGTCGTCTGGACCGCGATGAGGAGAAAGCTTATGTCCTGTACATGAAGTATCTGACCGTCTATGACCTCATCAAGAAGAGACCGGACTTCAAGCAGCAGCAG GATTTCTTCCTGTCTATGCTCGGACCAACCAGCTTTAAAAAAGCCATTGAGGAGGCAGAGAAGCTTTCAGAGAGTTTGAAGCTCCG GTATGAGGAAGTAGAAGTGCGGAAACAGctggaagagaaagagaggaaggaAGAAAAGAGTCGACGAGAAGAAAGAATTGAAAAAGATGTCCGTGCTTCACCGAGAGGAGCTTCAGAGAAGACGGACCATAAGAAG caGGTTAAAGAGGAGCCCAATAACAGTAAGACCGGATGTGATAAAG GAAGCATCAGCGCTAAGGATCTGTTCCAGCTGATGAAGGATCCCAGTATAAGCGTGCTGGTGATGGATGCGCGGAGCAGACAGGACTTCGAGGAGTCTCAGATGTGTGTCCCGTCTCAGACGTACATCAGCGTTCCTGAGGAGGCCATCAGTCCGGG GGTGACGGTGAACCAGATCGAGCTGAAGCTCCCCGCTGTGTCTCTGGACGACTGGAAGCGCCGCGGCTTCGTGGATTACGTGGTTCTGCTGGACTGGTTCAGCTGCGTCGCTGATCTCAAACTGGGCACCACTCTACAGAGTCTGAAGGATGCTCTCTATAAG tgggACAGCAGTACGATCCTGCGCAGTGAGCCTCTGGTGCTGGATGGAGGATATGATAGCTGGCTGCTCTTTTACCCGATGTACACCAGCAACGCTAAAGTCAAACCCCCCCGACAGCAGACGGCCAGCACCCTGCCCCAGC TCAACTTCTCGTACCCGTCGCTGGAGGAGCCCGAAcccgtgagtgtgtgtgaggagcCTGCAGCCGTGCAGCTCAACGGCAGAACCGTGGATCCAGAGCCGGCGCCAGAACCAGCCGCAGAACCGGCGCCAGAACCGCCCGCGCCGCTCACACAACCCGCTAAAGCAGACGCCCCCGCCTCGCCCCGACACACTCCACAG GTTGATCGCTCCAAAAAACCAGCCGTCAAACCGGCAGCGAGCGCAAAGCTCAGCGAGGAGGCCTCGGATAGCGATGGCCCTGCGACACACAACGGCCCCGTGGTGCCCAACCGCTCCGGCAAACCCCCGCTGGACCCGTCCACAGCTCTGAGCGAAGAGGAGCGCAAGGAGATCCAGGCCGAGACACTCAGTCTGATGGAGAAAGCCCGCAAAGAGCAGGAGCAGCGCAAACGAGCCCTGGAGGAGAGAGAGACGGCCGAGAGACATCAGCGAGAGCAGAGCGAGAGGAAGAAGCTGGAGAGACAGACAGCAGAAGAAGAGGAGCAGAGAGACGCCAGAGACGAGAAGAACAGGAGAGCACAGAAGGACGTGCCGCTGGACGCTGCCATGAAGAGCATGTCTCTGGATTCACCTGCACCGTTCAGCACT aGGGAGCCGCTGACGCGAGCACACAGTGAGGAGATGGGTCGAACCGTCCCTGGGCTGCCAGACGGCTGGATGAAG TTTCTGGACACGGTGACGGGCACCTACAGATATTACCACTCGCCCACCAACCGCGTGCACCTGTACCCTCCGGAGGTGCACACGCCGCAGATCCAGCCCAGCACCGCTAAAGCCAAGCCGCCGCCGGCCGCCGAGACCGAGAAGGAGAAGGAGCAGGAGCGCAAGAGAGAGAAGGAGCGCGAGAGAGATCAGTCCAAACTCAAACGCTCGTACTCCTCTCCAGACATCAGCCAAGAGCTGAGCGCAGAGAGCAGCAGAAAACCTGCAGCCGTGCCCACCTTCAACAGAGAGAACAA gCCGCTGACCGCTGCTGCTTACAGTAAGGTGGAGATCTCTCGGCCGTCTGCGGCCAAGATCCGGAACCTGAACCCGGTGTTTGGAGGTCAGGGGCCGTTGCTAACGGGCCTGCGTAACCTCGGCAACACCTGCTACATGAACTCCATCCTCCAGTGCCTGTGTAACACGGTTGCCATGGCCGACTACTTCAACAGGAACATCTATCAGGACGACATCAACCG GGCCAATATTCTGGGTCATAAGGGCGAGGTGGCCGAGGAGTTCAGCGTCATCATGAAGGCGCTGTGGTCAGGACAGTACAAAATGATCAGCCCGCAGGATTTTAAAGGCACCATCTGTAAAATCAACAACCGCTTCTCCAGCTACGAGCACCAGGACTCTCAGGAGCTGCTGCTGTTCCTCATGGACGGCCTGCACGAGGACCTCAATAAG GCGGATAAACGGCGCGGGTATAAGGAGGAGGACATCGATCATCTGGACGACGTGAGCGCTGCAGAGCTGGCCTGGTCCAAACACAAGCTCCTGAACGAGTCCATCATCGTGGCTCTGTTCCAGGGTCAGTTCAAATCCACGGTCCAGTGCATGAGCTGCCAGCACAAGTCCCGCACCTTCGAGACCTTCATGTACCTGACTCTGGAGATGTCATCCAGCAGCAAGTGCTCTCTacag gaCTGTCTGAAGCTCTTCTCTAAAGAGGAGCGCTTGACCGACAGCAACCGCTTCTACTGCCGCCACTGTAAGACGCACCGAGACGCCATCAAGAAGATGCAGATCTGGAAAGTTCCGCCTATTTTACTCGTGCACTTGAAACG gtTTAAATACGACGGCCGGTGGAGGGAGAAGCTGCAGACGCTGGTGGATTTCCCTCTGGATAATCTGGACCTGACACAGTACGTCATCGGACCCAAACACAACCTGAAGAAGTACAACCTGTACGCTGTGTCT AATCATTACGGTGGGATGGACGGCGGTCACTACACTGCTTACTGTAAGAATCCTGTGAAGCAGCGCTGGTTCAAGTTCGATGATCACGAGGTGTCTGACATGTCCGCCTCCTCCGTCCGCTCGGCCGCCGCCTACATCTTCTTCTACTCCTCTCTATGA
- the usp8 gene encoding ubiquitin carboxyl-terminal hydrolase 8 isoform X2 produces the protein MPSVSTGVKDLYLSTSLGDLNKKAEIKPDKTSTRHYVQSACKIFKAAEECRLDRDEEKAYVLYMKYLTVYDLIKKRPDFKQQQDFFLSMLGPTSFKKAIEEAEKLSESLKLRYEEVEVRKQLEEKERKEEKSRREERIEKDVRASPRGASEKTDHKKVKEEPNNSKTGCDKGSISAKDLFQLMKDPSISVLVMDARSRQDFEESQMCVPSQTYISVPEEAISPGVTVNQIELKLPAVSLDDWKRRGFVDYVVLLDWFSCVADLKLGTTLQSLKDALYKWDSSTILRSEPLVLDGGYDSWLLFYPMYTSNAKVKPPRQQTASTLPQLNFSYPSLEEPEPVSVCEEPAAVQLNGRTVDPEPAPEPAAEPAPEPPAPLTQPAKADAPASPRHTPQVDRSKKPAVKPAASAKLSEEASDSDGPATHNGPVVPNRSGKPPLDPSTALSEEERKEIQAETLSLMEKARKEQEQRKRALEERETAERHQREQSERKKLERQTAEEEEQRDARDEKNRRAQKDVPLDAAMKSMSLDSPAPFSTREPLTRAHSEEMGRTVPGLPDGWMKFLDTVTGTYRYYHSPTNRVHLYPPEVHTPQIQPSTAKAKPPPAAETEKEKEQERKREKERERDQSKLKRSYSSPDISQELSAESSRKPAAVPTFNRENKPLTAAAYSKVEISRPSAAKIRNLNPVFGGQGPLLTGLRNLGNTCYMNSILQCLCNTVAMADYFNRNIYQDDINRANILGHKGEVAEEFSVIMKALWSGQYKMISPQDFKGTICKINNRFSSYEHQDSQELLLFLMDGLHEDLNKADKRRGYKEEDIDHLDDVSAAELAWSKHKLLNESIIVALFQGQFKSTVQCMSCQHKSRTFETFMYLTLEMSSSSKCSLQDCLKLFSKEERLTDSNRFYCRHCKTHRDAIKKMQIWKVPPILLVHLKRFKYDGRWREKLQTLVDFPLDNLDLTQYVIGPKHNLKKYNLYAVSNHYGGMDGGHYTAYCKNPVKQRWFKFDDHEVSDMSASSVRSAAAYIFFYSSL, from the exons ATGCCGTCTGTGTCCACCGGAGTGAAGGACCTGTATCTGTCCACATCGCTGGGTGATCTGAACAAGAAAGCAGAAATCAAACCGGATAAAACCAGCACCAGACA ctACGTCCAGAGCGCATGCAAGATCTTCAAGGCGGCTGAGGAGTGTCGTCTGGACCGCGATGAGGAGAAAGCTTATGTCCTGTACATGAAGTATCTGACCGTCTATGACCTCATCAAGAAGAGACCGGACTTCAAGCAGCAGCAG GATTTCTTCCTGTCTATGCTCGGACCAACCAGCTTTAAAAAAGCCATTGAGGAGGCAGAGAAGCTTTCAGAGAGTTTGAAGCTCCG GTATGAGGAAGTAGAAGTGCGGAAACAGctggaagagaaagagaggaaggaAGAAAAGAGTCGACGAGAAGAAAGAATTGAAAAAGATGTCCGTGCTTCACCGAGAGGAGCTTCAGAGAAGACGGACCATAAGAAG GTTAAAGAGGAGCCCAATAACAGTAAGACCGGATGTGATAAAG GAAGCATCAGCGCTAAGGATCTGTTCCAGCTGATGAAGGATCCCAGTATAAGCGTGCTGGTGATGGATGCGCGGAGCAGACAGGACTTCGAGGAGTCTCAGATGTGTGTCCCGTCTCAGACGTACATCAGCGTTCCTGAGGAGGCCATCAGTCCGGG GGTGACGGTGAACCAGATCGAGCTGAAGCTCCCCGCTGTGTCTCTGGACGACTGGAAGCGCCGCGGCTTCGTGGATTACGTGGTTCTGCTGGACTGGTTCAGCTGCGTCGCTGATCTCAAACTGGGCACCACTCTACAGAGTCTGAAGGATGCTCTCTATAAG tgggACAGCAGTACGATCCTGCGCAGTGAGCCTCTGGTGCTGGATGGAGGATATGATAGCTGGCTGCTCTTTTACCCGATGTACACCAGCAACGCTAAAGTCAAACCCCCCCGACAGCAGACGGCCAGCACCCTGCCCCAGC TCAACTTCTCGTACCCGTCGCTGGAGGAGCCCGAAcccgtgagtgtgtgtgaggagcCTGCAGCCGTGCAGCTCAACGGCAGAACCGTGGATCCAGAGCCGGCGCCAGAACCAGCCGCAGAACCGGCGCCAGAACCGCCCGCGCCGCTCACACAACCCGCTAAAGCAGACGCCCCCGCCTCGCCCCGACACACTCCACAG GTTGATCGCTCCAAAAAACCAGCCGTCAAACCGGCAGCGAGCGCAAAGCTCAGCGAGGAGGCCTCGGATAGCGATGGCCCTGCGACACACAACGGCCCCGTGGTGCCCAACCGCTCCGGCAAACCCCCGCTGGACCCGTCCACAGCTCTGAGCGAAGAGGAGCGCAAGGAGATCCAGGCCGAGACACTCAGTCTGATGGAGAAAGCCCGCAAAGAGCAGGAGCAGCGCAAACGAGCCCTGGAGGAGAGAGAGACGGCCGAGAGACATCAGCGAGAGCAGAGCGAGAGGAAGAAGCTGGAGAGACAGACAGCAGAAGAAGAGGAGCAGAGAGACGCCAGAGACGAGAAGAACAGGAGAGCACAGAAGGACGTGCCGCTGGACGCTGCCATGAAGAGCATGTCTCTGGATTCACCTGCACCGTTCAGCACT aGGGAGCCGCTGACGCGAGCACACAGTGAGGAGATGGGTCGAACCGTCCCTGGGCTGCCAGACGGCTGGATGAAG TTTCTGGACACGGTGACGGGCACCTACAGATATTACCACTCGCCCACCAACCGCGTGCACCTGTACCCTCCGGAGGTGCACACGCCGCAGATCCAGCCCAGCACCGCTAAAGCCAAGCCGCCGCCGGCCGCCGAGACCGAGAAGGAGAAGGAGCAGGAGCGCAAGAGAGAGAAGGAGCGCGAGAGAGATCAGTCCAAACTCAAACGCTCGTACTCCTCTCCAGACATCAGCCAAGAGCTGAGCGCAGAGAGCAGCAGAAAACCTGCAGCCGTGCCCACCTTCAACAGAGAGAACAA gCCGCTGACCGCTGCTGCTTACAGTAAGGTGGAGATCTCTCGGCCGTCTGCGGCCAAGATCCGGAACCTGAACCCGGTGTTTGGAGGTCAGGGGCCGTTGCTAACGGGCCTGCGTAACCTCGGCAACACCTGCTACATGAACTCCATCCTCCAGTGCCTGTGTAACACGGTTGCCATGGCCGACTACTTCAACAGGAACATCTATCAGGACGACATCAACCG GGCCAATATTCTGGGTCATAAGGGCGAGGTGGCCGAGGAGTTCAGCGTCATCATGAAGGCGCTGTGGTCAGGACAGTACAAAATGATCAGCCCGCAGGATTTTAAAGGCACCATCTGTAAAATCAACAACCGCTTCTCCAGCTACGAGCACCAGGACTCTCAGGAGCTGCTGCTGTTCCTCATGGACGGCCTGCACGAGGACCTCAATAAG GCGGATAAACGGCGCGGGTATAAGGAGGAGGACATCGATCATCTGGACGACGTGAGCGCTGCAGAGCTGGCCTGGTCCAAACACAAGCTCCTGAACGAGTCCATCATCGTGGCTCTGTTCCAGGGTCAGTTCAAATCCACGGTCCAGTGCATGAGCTGCCAGCACAAGTCCCGCACCTTCGAGACCTTCATGTACCTGACTCTGGAGATGTCATCCAGCAGCAAGTGCTCTCTacag gaCTGTCTGAAGCTCTTCTCTAAAGAGGAGCGCTTGACCGACAGCAACCGCTTCTACTGCCGCCACTGTAAGACGCACCGAGACGCCATCAAGAAGATGCAGATCTGGAAAGTTCCGCCTATTTTACTCGTGCACTTGAAACG gtTTAAATACGACGGCCGGTGGAGGGAGAAGCTGCAGACGCTGGTGGATTTCCCTCTGGATAATCTGGACCTGACACAGTACGTCATCGGACCCAAACACAACCTGAAGAAGTACAACCTGTACGCTGTGTCT AATCATTACGGTGGGATGGACGGCGGTCACTACACTGCTTACTGTAAGAATCCTGTGAAGCAGCGCTGGTTCAAGTTCGATGATCACGAGGTGTCTGACATGTCCGCCTCCTCCGTCCGCTCGGCCGCCGCCTACATCTTCTTCTACTCCTCTCTATGA